In Lates calcarifer isolate ASB-BC8 linkage group LG21, TLL_Latcal_v3, whole genome shotgun sequence, a single window of DNA contains:
- the znf296 gene encoding zinc finger protein 296, with protein MSRRKLGSRPQHLSAFQDATDMAEGSGPSDDPTPAPQQVRVPDEGSDLLTCGQCSQAFPLAHILAFIQHKQGGCLSRNQASNASATPPSPANRHQQQQRVSNAELGPGFIELRRGGAARDRAWGEEPGARTKAEPSKAEEPSYFTCQQCEGVFSSAWALLQHAQHTHSLSIYQEDLEGDADMRGGGEGLKEHKSAAATLDPRHLSQALASAFQPSALRLGRSRQTHATSTSTSSSSNVQALNFSVRLRELAEGNSNTAGSSPGGLVLSPSSSPPAASPFPQTGFLQADFHCELCNQNFQSLRALSAHRRTHACERPYHCGVCGQAFAQSGQLARHIRSHHREAGGGGSGYEPVEMVVMEEDVGRQGMRGRFQMQPAGNIGKGMVGVDVRAQGPSELDLTLPKHPSIASGLMMLTSQVRPSDRELLRLYQRQREGVEGVEEEAEGQGEPQHTSPCASPSEGSLESGETGGSGESGIASGNCTPKRPEMGDRVRGVGEWENERGEIIEREKDWSSVKVSEAVQEWQRENERRSVAGGVSAGGNNNITTAGSAGKKKKDEACEYCGKQFRNSSNLTVHRRSHTGERPYRCGLCNYACAQSSKLTRHMKTHGAQGAKASFLCQLCAVPFTVYATLEKHLKKVHGLSHASVGAYAQASAADTLAAIKAEEEAAVAVVKMEEDEASLDRIEMESKMESDAVKSMEVEEGQSQADYVESGGSPAIVGDLPPESSAEVSSALTSAP; from the exons ATGTCCAGGCGCAAACTTGGAAGCAGACCGCAGCACCTGAGTGCATTTCAAG ATGCCACCGACATGGCAGAGGGCAGCGGCCCATCAGACGACCCGACCCCTGCTCCCCAGCAGGTACGAGTCCCTGACGAGGGTAGCGACCTCCTGACCTGCGGCCAGTGCAGCCAGGCCTTCCCCCTTGCCCACATCTTGGCGTTCATCCAGCACAAACAAGGTGGCTGCCTCTCCCGGAACCAGGCCTCAAATGCCAGCGCCACGCCCCCCTCGCCTGCCAACcgccatcagcagcagcagcgtgtCTCAAACGCTGAGCTGGGGCCGGGCTTCATCGAGCTGAGGAGAGGGGGGGCTGCCAGGGACAGAGCCTGGGGGGAGGAGCCTGGCGCGAGAACGAAGGCGGAGCCCAGCAAAGCAG AGGAGCCGTCCTATTTCACCTGCCAGCAGTGCGAAGGCGTGTTTTCATCTGCATGGGCGCTCTTACAGCAcgctcagcacacacactccttgAGCATCTACCAAGAGGACCTGGAGGGTGACGCAGacatgagaggaggaggagaaggtctTAAAGAGCACAAATCTGCTGCAGCCACTCTGGACCCACGCCACCTGAGCCAAGCTCTCGCCTCTGCCTTTCAGCCCTCCGCCCTGCGCCTCGGTCGCTCCCGTCAGACACAcgccacctccacctccacctcctcgtCCAGTAATGTGCAAGCTCTGAACTTTTCAGTGCGGCTCAGGGAGCTTGCCGAGGGGAATAGTAACACTGCCGGTAGCTCCCCCGGAGGCCTGGTGCTGTCTCCGTCCTCTTCTCCGCCAGCGGCTTCTCCCTTTCCTCAGACCGGGTTCCTCCAGGCCGACTTCCACTGCGAGCTGTGCAACCAGAACTTCCAGTCCCTGCGCGCCCTCTCAGCCCACCGCCGGACTCACGCCTGCGAGAGGCCCTATCACTGTGGAGTGTGCGGGCAGGCCTTTGCCCAGAGTGGCCAGCTGGCCCGTCACATAAGGAGCCATCACAGGGAGGCCGGAGGTGGAGGAAGTGGATATGAGCCGGTGGAGATGGttgtgatggaggaggatgtAGGGAGGCAGGGGATGAGAGGGAGGTTTCAAATGCAGCCAGCTGGAAACATTGGAAAGGGAATGGTTGGTGTAGATGTAAGGGCCCAGGGCCCCTCGGAGCTGGACCTGACCCTGCCCAAACACCCCTCCATAGCCTCAGGCCTGATGATGCTGACCTCGCAGGTTAGGCCGTCAGACAGGGAGCTGCTGAGGCTGTACCAGCGCCAGAGAGAGGGGGTAGAGGGagtagaggaggaggcagaggggcAGGGGGAGCCCCAGCACACCTCACCCTGCGCCAGCCCCTCTGAGGGCTCGCTGGAGAGCGGAGAGACGGGAGGTAGTGGCGAAAGCGGAATCGCCAGCGGCAACTGCACACCCAAACGTCCCGAGATGGGCGACAGAGTGCGAGGGGTCGGGGAGTGGGAGAACGAGAGAGGGGAGATCATCGAGAGGGAGAAAGACTGGAGCTCAGTCAAAGTGAGTGAGGCTGTGCAGGAGTGGCAGAGGGAGAACGAGCGGAGGAGCGTAGCAGGAGGTGTCAGCGCAGGAGGAAACAACAATATTACTACTGCTGGCTCagctggtaaaaaaaagaaagacgaGGCCTGCGAGTACTGTGGTAAACAGTTCAGAAATAGCAGCAACCTGACTGTGCACCGCCGCAGCCACACAGGTGAAAGGCCCTACCGCTGCGGCCTCTGCAACTACGCCTGCGCTCAGAGTTCAAAGTTAACGCGCCACATGAAGACCCACGGTGCCCAGGGGGCCAAGGCGTCCTTCCTGTGCCAGCTATGCGCGGTACCCTTCACCGTCTACGCCACCCTGGAGAAACACCTGAAAAAAGTCCACGGCCTGAGCCACGCCAGTGTGGGGGCGTACGCTCAGGCCAGCGCCGCGGACACTTTAGCTGCCATAAaagctgaagaagaagcagcagtggCGGTGGTGAAAATGGAGGAGGATGAAGCCAGTTTGGATCGGATAGAGATGGAGAGCAAAATGGAGAGCGATGCGGTGAAAAGcatggaggtggaggaaggcCAGAGCCAAGCAGATTATGTGGAAAGCGGGGGGAGTCCGGCCATAGTGGGCGATCTCCCACCTGAGAGCAGCGCAGAAGTGAGCTCAGCTTTGACTTCTGCACCGTGA
- the clasrp gene encoding CLK4-associating serine/arginine rich protein → MWQEARKHERKLRGMMVDYKRRGERRREYYEKIKKDPAQFLQVHGRAYKIHLDPAVALAAESPINMMPWQGDANNMIDRFDVRAHLDYIPTYTPPLLSTSTPEQEMEERKCNYERYRGLVQNDFANISEEQCLYQIYLDELYGGLQKPNEEEKKKLAEKKATIGYTYEDSTVTEPEPQSDKDEENSENSESEEDEGIPDIDVEVDVDELNQEQVLDLNKMATPYGMAEGDFVRMLRKDKEEVEAIKHAKALEAEKAMYSGRRSRRQRREFREKRLKGRQISPPSYARRDSPTYDPYKRPESESSSESRSRSRSPGPEKITFITSFGGSDDEAAAATQTTAPHSGHAPSNLQHPAGHSRGSRRRRSSSSRSPSSSSRSSSRSSSRSSSRSRRARRGRGGGRDGRRSRSRSRSRRRSRSHSRGRGGNGGGGSWRRRDWTRSRSNDRDRERERDRDRDRDRDRDRDRRRYSARRRTRSRSSSRQGGSSRRGGRSSGGHRRGDSGSRSPSQSPSRPNHSPSPAHRGAQPSTTTISDKLRKPDTAGGKETGAAKPKMTPQERLKLRMQKALNKQSKADKKAAQVKIQQQEHKRQEREGELRAMARKIRMKERERREKERDEWERQYGRQSHSPSPSKYGREYNSYRRRSRSRSRSPYYRY, encoded by the exons ATGTGGCAGGAGGCCCGCAAACATGAGCGCAAGCTCCGTGGCATGATGGTAGACTACAAGCGCCGAGGCGAGCGCCGGCGAGAATACTACGAGAAGATA aaaaaagatCCAGCTCAGTTTCTCCAGGTGCATGGCCGAGCATATAAGATTCATCTAGATCCTGCTGTGGCGCTGGCTGCAGAGAGCCCCATCAACAt GATGCCATGGCAAGGAGACGCCAACAACATGATTGACAGGTTTGATGTGAGGGCTCACCTGGACTACATCCCCACCTACACACCTCCACTGCTCAGCACATC AACCCCAgagcaggagatggaggagaggaagtgtaACTATGAGCGTTACAGAGGCCTTGTGCAGAACGACTTTGCCAACA TCTCCGAGGAGCAGTGTTTATACCAGATCTACCTGGATGAGCTCTATGGTGGCCTGCAGAAACcaaatgaggaagagaagaaaaa GCTGGCTGAGAAGAAGGCCACCATTGGTTACACCTATGAAGACAGCACTGTGACAGAGCCTGAACCCCAGTCAGACAAAGATGAGGAAAATTCAGAGAACAGTGAATCTGAAGAGGATGAGGGCATCCCAGATATTG atgtGGAGGTCGATGTCGATGAGCTGAACCAGGAGCAGGTGTTGGACCTAAACAAAATGGCGACCCCATATGGAATGGCTGAAGGAGACTTTGTCAG GATGTTGAGGAAAGACAAGGAGGAAGTGGAGGCGATCAAACATGCCAAGGCCCTGGAGGCGGAGAAGGCCATGTACTCT GGCCGGCGTTCTCGCAGACAAAGGAGAGAGTTCAGAGAGAAGAGGCTAAAAGGTAGACAGATCAGTCCACCAAG CTACGCCAGGAGAGACAGCCCAACGTACGATCCCTATAAACG gCCAGAGTCAGAATCCAGCTCTGAGTCTCGGTCACGTTCTCGGTCTCCCGGTCCAGAGAAGATCACCTTCATCACCAGCTTCGGAGGCAGCGACGAcgaagctgcagcagcaactcAAACTACCGCTCCTCACTCTGGCCACGCCCCCTCCAACTTGCAGCACCCTGCAGGTCATAGCAGGGGCTCCCG GAGACGAAGGTCATCCTCCAGTCgttccccttcctcctcctcccgctcCTCATCCCGCTCCTCCTCTCGCTCATCTTCCCGTTCACGTCGAGCCCGACGAGGACGGGGGGGTGGAAGAGATGGTCGTCGTTCCCGGAGCCGCTCGAGGTCGAGGCGGCGTTCGAGATCTCActccagaggcagaggagggaaCGGAGGAGGTGGATCCTGGAGGAGACGCGACTGGACGCGATCGCGGTCCAACGACCGAGATAGAGAGCGAGAaagggacagggacagagacagggacagggacagggatAGGGATAGGAGACGATATTCAGCACGCAGGCGAACAAG GTCCCGTTCCAGCTCACGGCAGGGGGGCAGTTCCAGGCGAGGGGGCCGGAGCAGTGGAGGCCACCGGCGAGGAGACAGCGGCAGCCGCAGCCCCTCTCAGTCCCCCAGCCGCCCAAACCACAGTCCCTCCCCTGCTCACAGAGGAGCCCAGCCCTCTACCACCACCATCTCTGACAAGCTAAGAAA GCCTGATACTGCGGGTGGTAAAGAGACGGGAGCTGCCAAA CCCAAGATGACCCCACAGGAGCGGCTGAAGCTACGAATGCAGAAGGCACTAAATAAGCAAT CCAAGGCGGATAAAAAAGCTGCTCAGGTGAAGATCCAGCAGCAGGAACACAAacgacag GAACGCGAGGGAGAATTACGAGCCATGGCACGCAAGATACGCATGAA GGAGCGTGAGCGCcgtgagaaagagagggatgagtGGGAACGACAGTACGGGCGACAGAGCCACTCGCCTTCTCCTTCCAAATATG GCCGAGAATACAACTCATACAGAAG gAGGTCACGGTCTCGATCACGAAGTCCGTACTACAGATACTGA